The region AGGGCACCGCGTGGGCGGCGAGCGCGGCGCTGTTCGATCCCGAAACGGACGAGATCACCATCGAGAGCGACGCCTACCAGCCCGAGAGCGGCGGGATCCACCCGCGCGAGGCCGCCGAACACATGCGCACGGCGATCCCGGCCGTGGTCGAGACGGTGCTCGACGAGGCGGGGGCGGAGGGTGTCGACGCGGTGGCGTTCTCGCGCGGCCCGGGGCTCGGTCCGTGCCTCCGGATCGCGGGCACCGCCGCCCGCGCGCTCGCGCTCTCGCTCGACGTGCCGCTCGTCGGAGTGAACCACATGCTCGCCCACGCCGAGATCGGTCGCCACCGGTCGAATTTCGACGCGCCCATCTGTCTCAACACCAGCGGCGCGAACGCCCACGTCCTCGGGTTCCTCGACGACCGATATCGGATCCTGGGCGAGACGATGGACACCGGGATCGGCAACGCGCTCGATAAGTTCACCCGCCACCTCGACTGGTCGCATCCCGGCGGCCCGAAGGTCGAACGTGCCGCGCGCGAGGGGAGCTACACCGGCCTGCCGTACGTCGTCACCGGGATGGACTTCTCCTTCTCGGGGATCATGAGCGCCGCGAAGGAGGCCGTCGACGACGGGGTCCCCGTCGAGGACGTCTGCTTTTCGCTCCAGGAGACCACCTTCGCGATGCTCACGGAGGTGGCCGAACGCGCGCTCGCGCTCACCGGAGAGACCGAACTCGTGCTCGGCGGCGGCGTGGGCCAGAACGCGCGGCTCCAGGCGATGCTCGGGGAGATGTGCGCGGCGCGCGGGGCCGAGTTCTTCGCGCCCGAGGCGCGCTTCCTGCAGGACAACGCCGGCATGATAGCGGTGCTGGGCGCGAGGATGGCCGAGGCCGGAGAGACCATCCCGGTCGAGTCCTCGCGGATCGATTCGGGGTTCCGGCCCGACCAGGTCGCGGTGACCTGGCGCGACCCCGACCCCCGACGGCGGACCCGCGACCCCGAAGCCGACCGCCAGGGTGCGGAGGCGGTGGTCGAGTTCGACGGCGACCGGGTGGTCAAGCGCCGGCTCCCCAAGTCCTACCGCCATCCCGCGCTCGACGAACGGCTCCGGCGAGAGCGCGTCGTCGAGGAAGCCCGTCTCACGAGCGCCGCCCGCCGGCTCGGGGTGCCGACCCCGGTGGTCCACGACGTCGACACCCACGAGACGCAGTTGGTCCTCGAACGCGTGGGCGACGCCGACCTCCGCGACCGGCTGGAGGCGGATGCGGGGACGAGCACGGACCGGGTCCGCGCGGTCGCCGACCACCTCGCGAGGCTCCACGGCTCGGGGATCGTCCACGGCGACCCGACGACGCGGAACGTCCGGGTGAGCGATGGAAGTAACCGGACCTACCTCATCGACTTCGGGCTCGGCTACTACACCGACGCGGTCGAGGACCACGCGATGGACTGTCACGTCCTCGAACAGTCGCTCTCGGGAACGGCCACGGAGCCCGACCGGCTTCGTGAGGCCTTCGAGGCACGCTACGCCGAACGTGGCGAGCACGAGGTGCTCGACCGCCTCCGGGAGATCGAGGGTCGCGGGCGATACCAGTAGCGCGGGACCAGTAAATCACTTAACGGGGGCGGCCCAATGGAGGGGCATGGCAGACGAACGACCACCGTCCGGCGAGATCTTCGGCGTCCCGTACAACTTCAACCGCCCGAGCCTCGGTCGGATGCTGTCGGCGTACTGGCAGCCCGGCGAGGAGATGCTGGTGAAGAAGCCGTTCGGCGTCGGCTACACCCTGAACCTCGCCAACTGGCGGTCGTGGATCGTCCTCGGCGTCGCCGCCCTGCTGGTCGCCCAGGAGAGCAAGGGCGAGGAGACGAGCGAGTACGAGGAGAACGAGGAGCCGGTCGAAGTCATCGTCGACTGATCGACGCCTACTTTTCGGCGAGTTACCCATACCTGGCATGCTCAGGTACGTGACGACCAACGAGGGGAAGGTCCGCGAGGCGCGGGCGTACATCGACTGCGACCCCCTCGACTACGACTACACCGAGGTTCAGGCCCCCGACCTCGGGACGATCGCGGCTCACGGCGCGCGCGAGGCTTACACCCACGCGGACGAACCCGTGATCGTCGACGACGCGGGGCTGTTCGTCGATTCGCTCGATGGGTTCCCGGGCCCGTACTCCGCGTACGTCGAGGACACCCTCGGCGTCGAGCGGGTTCGACGACTCGCAACGAACCAGGAGGACGAGGACGGATCCGGCGAGGACAACCGGGCGGCCTTCCGGTGCGTGCTGGCCTACTGCGACGGCGGGTCGTTCGACGCGAGCCCGGACCCGGTCGACCGGGACGACCGCGCGCTCGCGGCCGCGGCGGGCGACGAGTCGAGCGAGGGTCTGCCGGTGAAGCTCTTCGAGGGCGTGGTTCGGGGCCGCATCGTCCCGGCGCGCGGCGACGGCGGGTTCGGCTACGACCCGATCTTCGAGCACGACGGCACCACGTTCGCGGAGATGGGTACGGAGGAGAAGAACGCGGTCTCCCACCGTGGACGGGCGCTGGCGTCGTTCGGCGAGTGGCTCGACGAACGCCGGGAGTAGCCCGACCCGGTCGCGAGCGCGGCGAGCGGGTACCGAATGGGAACGCACAAAGTGGCTGGCGTCCCCACCACGAGTATGACCAGGATCGCGGGGCTGGCGGGGAACCGGGGCCGGAACCTGCTGCGGATCGCCGAGCGGGAGCCCGGCGGAGCGGAACTCGCGGTCGTCCTCACCGACGACCCCGACGCGCCGGTGCTCGAGGGCGCGACCGAGCGCGGGATCCCCACCGAAGTCGTCGAACGGAGCGACGATTCGCGCGAGGCCCACGACCGTCGCCTACTCGACGCGCTCGACGGCTACGACGTCGACCTCGTCTGTCTCGACGGCTACATGCGCGTGCTCACCGACGAGTACCTCGACGACGCGCCACCCACGTTCAACGTCCATCCGTCGCTGCTGCCCGCCTTCCCGGGGGCCGACGCCCACGAGCAGGTCCTCGATTCGGGTGTGGGCATCACGGGCTGCACGGTACATATCGCGACGGAGGAGGTGGACGGCGGACCGATCGTGACCCAGGAGGCGGTACCGGTCTACGCCAACGACGACGCCGACTCGCTGAAGACCAGGGTGCTCCAGCGAGCCGAGTTCGCGGCCTACCCACGCGCCGTCCGGTGGTTCGCCGAGGGCGCGATCGAGATCGAAGGCGAGGGTGACGACCGCGAGGTGCGAGTCGAGCGTGACGCGACCGACGACTTCCCGAGCCGACGGATGACAAACGAGGAGCGCAGGGCACAGCTCCGGTACGGCGAGAACCCACACCAAGCCGCGGCGGTCTACGCCGACCCGACGAGCGAGGCGACGAGCGTGGTCGACGCCGACCAGTTGAACCCCGAGGCGAAGGCGCTCTCGTACAACAACTACAACGACGCCGACGGCGCGCTCGGGCTGATCGAGGAGTTCGACGAGCCGGCCGCCGCGGTGATCAAACACACCAACCCCGCGGGCTGTGCGGTCGCCGACGACCTCGCGACGGCCTACGAGCGCGCGCTCGCCACCGACCCGATGAGCGCCTTCGGCGGCATCGTCGCGCTCAACCGTGAGTGTGACGCCGCGACCGCAGAGCAGGTCGTCGACTCCTACAAGGAGGTCGTGGTCGCGCCGGGCTACACCGACGACGCGCTCTCGACCTTCCGGGAGAAGGAGAACCTCCGGGTGCTCGACGTGGGCACGTTCGGGGAACAGGCGCGCTTCCGTGAGAAGCCACTCGCGGGTGGTCGGCTGGTTCAAGAGCGCGACGCACAGGTCATCACACCGGACGACCTCGAAGTCGTCACCGAGCGCGAGCCCACCGAGGATCAACTAGAGACGATGTGCTTCGCGTGGCAGGTCATCAAGCACGTCAAGTCGAACGCCATCCTGCTCGCCGACGGCACCGAGACCGTCGGGGTCGGAATGGGGCAGGTCTCGCGGGTCGACGCGGTGCGGCTGGCGGCGATGAAGGCCGACGAACACGCCGAGGGCAAGGATCCCGAAGGGTCGGTGTTGGCGTCGGACGCGTTCTTCCCGTTCCCCGACGGGATCGAGGCGGCGGCCACGGCCGGCGTCGAGGCGGTGGTCCAGCCCGGCGGCTCCATGCGGGACGACGAGGTCGTCGCGGCGGCCGACGACCTCGGTCTCGCGATGGCCCACACCGGTCAGCGCGCCTTCCGCCACGACTGAGCCGGCCGGTCCGCGGCCCACAGGGTTCGAGTAAGCTCTCTCCGACGAACCGCTCGGTGATGCTGGTATCACAACCGCTAAGTGAATCCCGCACCGCTTTCGAGATAGCTAAAACCGACTCCCGGCACCGGGATCGGTCTTCATCAAAGAACATGACACAGGGACCAGATACGGGAGCGTCCTCCGGTTCGTCCGGTCTGCCCTCGCGCCGACGGTTTCTGACTGTGGCCGCGGCCGGCACGCTCGCCGGCGTCGGCGGGCTCACGGGAGCCGCCGCCCAGTCACAGCCCGAAACCATCGAACTCGGTGGCACGACCGCCGGCTGGGTCGGTCGGTCTCCCGACCGGATCGACGGCGCGACCAACCCGACCCTCCACCTCGAAGCCGGTACCGACTACCGGATCACCTGGACGAACACCGACGGCGCGCCACACAACATCGAGATACACGACACCGACGGCACCGTCCTCGAACGGACGGCGGTCATCTCCGGGGAGGGGAAGACCCAGACCCTCGAGTTCACCGCGACCGAGGAGATGGCGACCTACCTCTGTGAGGTCCACCCGACCACGATGGTCGGCGACGTCAGTTTCGAGCCGGCGACCGAGACCACGACGAGCGGGGTCGAGGTGAACGACTCGTACTTCGAGATGGGGCCGAGCATCCGCACCGAGACGGTCGCCGACGAGGGTCTCACCGCACCGCTGGACCTCGCGATGCCGCCGGGCGAGCGCGGCCGCTTTTTCGTCGTGGACCAGGTGGGCCAGATCTACGTCTACGACACCGGCTCCGGCGAGCGCGAGACCTTCTTCGACCTCGGCGACCAGCTCATCGACTTCGGGAGCCTCCCGAACGAGAAGGTGATCGACGAGCGTGGCTTGCTCGGGCTGGCGTTCCACCCGAACTTCGCCGAGAACCGCAAGTTCTACGTGGCCTACAGCGCCCCACGGCGCGAGGGCACGCCGTCGAACTACACCCACACCCA is a window of Halococcus hamelinensis 100A6 DNA encoding:
- a CDS encoding bifunctional N(6)-L-threonylcarbamoyladenine synthase/serine/threonine protein kinase, with protein sequence MRVLGIEGTAWAASAALFDPETDEITIESDAYQPESGGIHPREAAEHMRTAIPAVVETVLDEAGAEGVDAVAFSRGPGLGPCLRIAGTAARALALSLDVPLVGVNHMLAHAEIGRHRSNFDAPICLNTSGANAHVLGFLDDRYRILGETMDTGIGNALDKFTRHLDWSHPGGPKVERAAREGSYTGLPYVVTGMDFSFSGIMSAAKEAVDDGVPVEDVCFSLQETTFAMLTEVAERALALTGETELVLGGGVGQNARLQAMLGEMCAARGAEFFAPEARFLQDNAGMIAVLGARMAEAGETIPVESSRIDSGFRPDQVAVTWRDPDPRRRTRDPEADRQGAEAVVEFDGDRVVKRRLPKSYRHPALDERLRRERVVEEARLTSAARRLGVPTPVVHDVDTHETQLVLERVGDADLRDRLEADAGTSTDRVRAVADHLARLHGSGIVHGDPTTRNVRVSDGSNRTYLIDFGLGYYTDAVEDHAMDCHVLEQSLSGTATEPDRLREAFEARYAERGEHEVLDRLREIEGRGRYQ
- a CDS encoding non-canonical purine NTP pyrophosphatase, which codes for MLRYVTTNEGKVREARAYIDCDPLDYDYTEVQAPDLGTIAAHGAREAYTHADEPVIVDDAGLFVDSLDGFPGPYSAYVEDTLGVERVRRLATNQEDEDGSGEDNRAAFRCVLAYCDGGSFDASPDPVDRDDRALAAAAGDESSEGLPVKLFEGVVRGRIVPARGDGGFGYDPIFEHDGTTFAEMGTEEKNAVSHRGRALASFGEWLDERRE
- a CDS encoding DUF5808 domain-containing protein — encoded protein: MADERPPSGEIFGVPYNFNRPSLGRMLSAYWQPGEEMLVKKPFGVGYTLNLANWRSWIVLGVAALLVAQESKGEETSEYEENEEPVEVIVD
- the purH gene encoding bifunctional phosphoribosylaminoimidazolecarboxamide formyltransferase/IMP cyclohydrolase, whose protein sequence is MTRIAGLAGNRGRNLLRIAEREPGGAELAVVLTDDPDAPVLEGATERGIPTEVVERSDDSREAHDRRLLDALDGYDVDLVCLDGYMRVLTDEYLDDAPPTFNVHPSLLPAFPGADAHEQVLDSGVGITGCTVHIATEEVDGGPIVTQEAVPVYANDDADSLKTRVLQRAEFAAYPRAVRWFAEGAIEIEGEGDDREVRVERDATDDFPSRRMTNEERRAQLRYGENPHQAAAVYADPTSEATSVVDADQLNPEAKALSYNNYNDADGALGLIEEFDEPAAAVIKHTNPAGCAVADDLATAYERALATDPMSAFGGIVALNRECDAATAEQVVDSYKEVVVAPGYTDDALSTFREKENLRVLDVGTFGEQARFREKPLAGGRLVQERDAQVITPDDLEVVTEREPTEDQLETMCFAWQVIKHVKSNAILLADGTETVGVGMGQVSRVDAVRLAAMKADEHAEGKDPEGSVLASDAFFPFPDGIEAAATAGVEAVVQPGGSMRDDEVVAAADDLGLAMAHTGQRAFRHD